Proteins from a single region of Candidatus Zixiibacteriota bacterium:
- a CDS encoding bifunctional phosphoglucose/phosphomannose isomerase (catalyzes the reversible isomerization of glucose 6-phosphate to fructose 6-phosphate) produces the protein DFKDKLYTVIIRDKDDHKRVTPRMKIVADIIRDRGVDVLEFETSGPNLLARMFSAIQFGDFVSLYLALLNKIDPTPVKVIDHLKGELAKI, from the coding sequence GATTTCAAAGACAAGCTGTATACTGTTATAATCAGGGACAAAGATGATCATAAGCGGGTTACACCCCGCATGAAAATCGTGGCGGATATTATCCGCGACAGGGGCGTCGATGTGCTGGAGTTTGAGACCAGTGGTCCCAATCTTCTGGCGCGAATGTTTTCTGCAATACAATTCGGAGATTTCGTCAGCCTGTATCTGGCATTGCTAAATAAAATCGATCCCACACCGGTCAAAGTGATTGATCACCTGAAAGGCGAGTTAGCGAAAATCTGA